The following is a genomic window from Babesia bovis T2Bo chromosome 4 map unlocalized Chr4_1, whole genome shotgun sequence.
AATTGGCGACGGATATTTCGTCCTATAGCGATTCCAAACGATTTCTATTTTGTTGGGCATACCAtccatttcatttttataaaaGTGCATTGTTGTCATTACCATTCACTGATAACTGCTGTAAATGTTATAGGTTATAACCTATGGCACTGGGTTGTGAAAGTCTATTGTCATGTTGAATTTTTCAATTTATCCACCGAAAAATCTGGAGTCAGCATTATACTAGCAACACGTTTTCCTTCGGTATTATAGCAGTTGCACAAAAcctttgtatatattggtTTGGCGTGTTTCACAAACTGGCCTCTAGAGAAAATCCAAAGTGACCTGACCTCTCCGGGTGATACAGGTTCGAGAAAGTCAATTATTGGATTTCGTGGTTTTAGAAACCTTTGCATGCGTGTTGACCTATCAAAGCATTTCACCATTATGTGATATGGGTTTTCTTCATTTTTCATAGCTCCAGATGTTGATTTCCATGGAGTTTGGTCACCACTTAAAAAGTGATCCGGAATGGGACTTGGACAAAAGAACCCAACAGTTTTCCGATCATCTATTTTAAACACGCAATGGGTATTACTATTCCTTTGGCCTTCCTCATTTAGAAATAACTCAGGTCTGGTACCACAACCGTATAGTCGCCCTAATTGATATAAGGGGTCAAAAGCAATATATGCATGAGAGTTCTGCCCATGTTTGTAGCCCTTTTTAGCACAAACAAAGTAAATGGGTTTCTTGTGCACAGCCCAAATTTTACTATCTGCTTCAAAACTGAACTCGAGGTCCACCCCTAAGTTTACCTCTGGTTTTTTGTACATGCTGATGCCAACGACGGCAAATTCATCTTGGAGTTGAACACTTTTTAATTCAGAAGGGTCTGTTTTCCCGTCTCCTAACTTGCTGAAGAATGTATTTTTACCTTGCGGGTATAACAAGTATTCATTATAGCCCGGTTCATCGAAAAACGATTTGCAATCTATGTAAACATGCCGGGTATTTTGTCGCATAACTTGTATGATCTTACTTGAATTAGGGAAGTCCGCAATCACCTTATCAATTGATTCTGTATCCAGTGTTCCACTTTCAGTAGTTGAAACCCATGCGTCTGCCAAATGAACTGCCATCATCTTCTCATGATGATTTCTGTCGTCAAATGGTCCTTTCTGCCAAACAAAATACTTGGGGGTGTGAGCGAATCCTGAGTAGTTGAATTTAACATGTATTTCATCTCTATGTTTATCATGTATTGATTCAAACCTAATACCGTAACCCTCATCATGCGCTAAATTCAATATAGTGGAGTCCCATGGACTATGCGGCGGGGTTACATCTTTGAGATAATTGGAGGAATCATTTGATGGTAGCAGATCTAATGGAGTCCCATACTTTGCAGCTCCTCTCACATTAACCGTGTCTTCATTTAAAATAAAGATAGAACATGTCCTTCCATCCATATCGAGGTTATCTTTATTTTCATAATCACAGACGGGATAAAATTTGAACGTCAAATTAGGTTGTTTGATATCTCGTTTTGTTGATTTGTAACACGAAACAAAATGGCTAGTATATGTATAGTATTTGCTTATATCAATATGCACATACCCAGTTGACTTTCGTGTAAATATTGCTCCAGTTAAAAAGTCAGTTAAGTCGATTTGGATGTCACTTCTATCATATACGGTCTCTGGGCATTTAGAGGGAGCAATGATATAATTATCTTCAGCATGATAAAATTCTGCAATCTTATCCTTTGCAGGATCCATAGAGTCTATGTGGCTATCAAAAACTTCTAACATATACGTCCAATGTATGTGTTTTGTATTGTCTTTATCCTGTCTCACAAATGTGAAAATGTTTTTATCTCCGCTACAAACCTTAATATCATTATAAGGCCAGAGCACTACAATGGTTTCGTCAGCAAAATTAAGACAAAGATTTACATTTTCATCGTCAGCAGCTTCTGATAGATCCTCGCAACCACCACTTTTGATGGAGTACTGTTTTAACCCTACAGTGGCTTCTAGACTAAGGCCCTGATGAGAACACTTCACATAAAACGCACTGCCCGGTCTAGGGAATTTATAATATGATACAAATTTACCGGGCGGACTATAATTGTTCTTAGTGAAATCGTACATATGGACCGATCTAGGAATATTTTTATAATACGGCATGATATTCAGCTGGATGGTTGCAACATGTAATGGTACAGTTGTGTTAACTATACAATCAAAGAAAATCGTTTCCATACCATAATGGTATGCTTCACCGTCAAACATAAACATCCATCTACCTTTGATATTTTCCGCAAACTTAATATTACTTGCAATATTGCTAATTTTCAGTTTCATTCGATCCAAATTTTCTACCCCAACCTCTTTTATACCATCCCCTACATTTCCAAATGCATCAGTATTGTAGCACATGCCTTCCTTAAATGGCACTAATTCCACCTCAGCTGAGGTGTTATTTGGACAACGTATTTCTACATTTTCGTTTTCATATATGTCAATGTCAAAATAATAATGGATCTTATCATCCCATTTAGCATTAATTGTCCAGTTCGCTTGTCTTTCATTTCCGACCCATTTAATCACAGAACCTTTTCCAGCGTGGTACCCCTTAATTAGAAATTCTTGGTTGCCTATTATGGCCAACAAAACTACAATCGCAGGTATCCACATAATATTACATAGTGATACATAGAAAATATCTCTCTACATATATGGTTTTATATaagcattatatattaatatcaTTATTTACCGATTAACAGATAATGTTcatggtatatatgtttaatggtatgttaatatttatatattttttattcACAAAAACCTCTCGTTACGTGCAATAAAACAGTTCTGAGATGAACAATGAACACCAAATACAAACAGTGTAAATGATTTACATGAAGGATTATTGTAACCGAATCATAAGCTCATCGCGATGATGCGAGATACTAGTGCTCTATCCTTCATGATCATTCTTAGATCTGTCAGGCGCATATACCTGATTATATGATTATTGACCACCACAGAACATATACTGTGAATAATAGTTTGCCTTTgcatagatatattacaaaacaCAAGAATGATAACCTGATATTATGCTGATAATGTTGGCGAGATCCACATTACCCGATCATCCATCTAATGAATTAATAATAATGATGCTGCAAAAATAGAATTAATTCTAATAGAGTCAACATAATAATACAGCGCCAGGTGTCACACCTACTCCAAATACATAGTTAAATGCATAAGTCAAGATAGACATCGGGCATCTGGATTTCGAAaatcatatatagttaACAATgcagtggcacttttgACATTTGCCATTATTTTGGTATTTCTTGATAAATCTGATTCATACATATACCATCATCTACAACGTTGGTAATCCCATGGTGAATTAGAATACATTTATGACATTGATACCATTACGAAAAACGCAAACACTTCCATATGCTAAAAAACAAGATCAAATGATTAAAGTGGTATATGATGAATAAAAAGTTATGCGTGATATAGAGTGTCGTAACCCGAACTCTTCCTTAAGTCACAGGTATGCGTAAAACAACACCGTTAAAACTTCTTTAAATGAATAAGGCATATGCATTATAACCATTTTAAGctattatatatagacGTGACATTTCTGTGATTCCCCCGACTTTATACAGCTTAATTATAGAATTAAAGTTGAATTATCGCGATTCCTCGTTTATCATACTTCTCAACATACAAATTCAAATCTACTGTAGTTGTTTGCTTTCTGGATATGGACATTTCCCCTCCTACTATTTAGATAACACGAACACTCATAGCAGAATGAGTTTTATTGTGGGAAAGTAGAATTAGAGAATGCTGATGCAATAACGTAATTCATTCAACGAAACACAAAAGTTTGCACGATTTTATTGCAGTATATATGAGATGACAATGATCTTTCAGTTTTAGAAAGATTATAATGAACAACCGTTTGTTCACGTGTTACCGTCGGTAAGTGTTGAACTACAATTTTATGAATGGGAAGTGATGTTATATAACCACTTGTATAAGCCTGCAGCGATACGAAAATGTTCGTCATACAAATgaggtgtatatataaacaaaatattatCCATGCTTAAAATGATTACCAAGGTAAATACAAAGCATATAATACAAGCATTATAAGCAATAATTAAAATTGCTGAATTCAAATTCATTAAAACATGCATTGTTGCGCTTATTATAGACACAGAAAACCCTGTTATGACGGTTTGTATAGATATCTTTGAGTGGTATACTATTAAAACGTTGTAACATATTAATAAGCTGTTTATCAAACCAGAACGACCATTTATAAAGTTTAAGCTTCGTTTTTGAATAAATCAATCAACGGCCATAAATTCAAACCAGATGGCCACAGAAAGAATGTTCGAAAAGTCAAAAAATGCACACATATACCAACCCGAAAACttatatcaatacaatTTCACACCATGAAAATAACATTTATAAGATCTGACTGACCTAACAAAGACAAAGCTGGCTGAATATCATTGATAGCGTTATACAATTAAAACCACATATCCAACGAACGAACAATAACAAATTAAATAGAATCAAACAGATGCAAAATTCTTAGAATGACATAAGACTTTAATACTTATGGTTGACAATTGCAAAATGAATCTTTACAAATGCACATTCCGCTCAATTAAGTCATTACACACCGTATGGGAGACAATATGCGCACACATTTAGATCATTTTCAATAGGTTCTTACATGACTAGTAAACAAACATTGAACACGTAAAGAATTAATTGTTTGTTTAAATCTATAACTAAAATTGTTACGGAATTTTCATCTGTGAAGTGGGGTCTTCCTGGCTAGTAGGCATCTTTCATCGATAATATCATAGCGTCAAAAATGTTTACTTAAGAGCATCAAAAACACAGTAAAATTTAGTTTCTAATGGACAAAATCGACTCTTTGTCCAATGGCACTGTGAATCTCAATGCCAAGAACACGTTAGAAGATGGCAGCTCTTTCACAAGGGTTTCGTCTATAACGTAGGTGAcgctatatatacatatattatattacaGTTCGGACGGTAGGGATCTTGGGGGGGCTGGACTTAGTCGTGCTGGTAGCATTAGTGGGTCATCTACTGACGCGCCTAATCAATCATGGCGCCCCTTTTCTCGGCAAGGGGCCGGTGACCCTCTAACTAGACAATTGAAAAGCAACTTGAATAAGCTAACTATTGAAAAATTCGAGACGTTGGCGGAAAAAATCGCAATCCAGTGCGAATCACTGGAACAATATGATCAGCTGTGCGTTGCGGTTGATTTGATATTAGATAAGGCACTACAAGAGCCGGAATGGTCTGAAATGTATGCTGATTTATGCCAGATTCTTGCATGGCGTTCTCGGGATTACGATGTTTCTGGAAAACGTCTTACCTTTGCATCTGCCTTGCTTACAAAGATTCAAAAGGAATATGAGGCCACTCCACGTGATTTGGATGCGGTACGTGCTACACTGATCGACGACGTGGAAACTCGTATGAAGCGTATTAAGACTCGCATATTGGGCACAGTGAAGATGATTGGTGAACTTTTCCAACGACGCATTTTAGGTTTTAAAATTGTCAACCAGGTGGTTTTGGATCTCGTAATATCAGCTGATGAACCACATGAGCATTTGATTGAATGTTTCCTCCAGTTGATTTATAGCACTGGTTATTATATCGACCGTAACCCGTCCTTACGTCCCGTACTTGATATGTGGTTCGGCCGCCTAAAGGAACTAATGTTGAAGCGTTGCTATTCTAAACGCATTAAATGCGTGATGCAAGATGTTTTGGATTTGCCTAAAGCTCAGTGGCGCAAAAAGATTCACCGTGACACTGCACAGGCACTCAG
Proteins encoded in this region:
- a CDS encoding 6-cysteine (I): MWIPAIVVLLAIIGNQEFLIKGYHAGKGSVIKWVGNERQANWTINAKWDDKIHYYFDIDIYENENVEIRCPNNTSAEVELVPFKEGMCYNTDAFGNVGDGIKEVGVENLDRMKLKISNIASNIKFAENIKGRWMFMFDGEAYHYGMETIFFDCIVNTTVPLHVATIQLNIMPYYKNIPRSVHMYDFTKNNYSPPGKFVSYYKFPRPGSAFYVKCSHQGLSLEATVGLKQYSIKSGGCEDLSEAADDENVNLCLNFADETIVVLWPYNDIKVCSGDKNIFTFVRQDKDNTKHIHWTYMLEVFDSHIDSMDPAKDKIAEFYHAEDNYIIAPSKCPETVYDRSDIQIDLTDFLTGAIFTRKSTGYVHIDISKYYTYTSHFVSCYKSTKRDIKQPNLTFKFYPVCDYENKDNLDMDGRTCSIFILNEDTVNVRGAAKYGTPLDLLPSNDSSNYLKDVTPPHSPWDSTILNLAHDEGYGIRFESIHDKHRDEIHVKFNYSGFAHTPKYFVWQKGPFDDRNHHEKMMAVHLADAWVSTTESGTLDTESIDKVIADFPNSSKIIQVMRQNTRHVYIDCKSFFDEPGYNEYLLYPQGKNTFFSKLGDGKTDPSELKSVQLQDEFAVVGISMYKKPEVNLGVDLEFSFEADSKIWAVHKKPIYFVCAKKGYKHGQNSHAYIAFDPLYQLGRLYGCGTRPELFLNEEGQRNSNTHCVFKIDDRKTVGFFCPSPIPDHFLSGDQTPWKSTSGAMKNEENPYHIMVKCFDRSTRMQRFLKPRNPIIDFLEPVSPGEVRSLWIFSRGQFVKHAKPIYTKVLCNCYNTEGKRVASIMLTPDFSVDKLKNST
- a CDS encoding MIF4G domain family protein encodes the protein MDKIDSLSNGTVNLNAKNTLEDGSSFTRVSSITSDGRDLGGAGLSRAGSISGSSTDAPNQSWRPFSRQGAGDPLTRQLKSNLNKLTIEKFETLAEKIAIQCESLEQYDQLCVAVDLILDKALQEPEWSEMYADLCQILAWRSRDYDVSGKRLTFASALLTKIQKEYEATPRDLDAVRATLIDDVETRMKRIKTRILGTVKMIGELFQRRILGFKIVNQVVLDLVISADEPHEHLIECFLQLIYSTGYYIDRNPSLRPVLDMWFGRLKELMLKRCYSKRIKCVMQDVLDLPKAQWRKKIHRDTAQALSDLRDQIQTEDILGGSAVAAQFGNIVVVGERRNLGAKCTYGNYMLRQEELYKLKKGVSPKM